The following proteins come from a genomic window of Micromonospora echinofusca:
- a CDS encoding ABC transporter ATP-binding protein: MGSAGGAAGATVTDEVVRAEGVNRTFGRGEHAVHAVRDVSFSAGRGELVAVRGRSGAGKTTLLNLVGGLDRPDSGRVVVAGHDVTGAGEKELLELRRGTVGFVFQTFGLVPILSAAENVGVPLRLARVPAAEREERVAVLLELVGLGGHAGQRPYELSGGQQQRVAVARALANEPDLLIADEPTGQLDSETGRSIMDLLRAVVHARGMTALVATHDPALIDLADRVLTLRDGHLLPT; the protein is encoded by the coding sequence ATGGGGAGTGCCGGTGGGGCGGCGGGTGCCACGGTCACCGACGAGGTGGTCCGGGCCGAGGGGGTCAACCGCACGTTCGGTCGGGGCGAGCACGCCGTGCATGCCGTACGGGACGTCTCGTTCTCCGCCGGGCGGGGCGAGCTGGTCGCGGTGCGGGGCCGCTCCGGGGCGGGCAAGACGACCCTGCTGAACCTGGTCGGCGGGCTGGACCGCCCCGACTCGGGCCGGGTGGTGGTGGCCGGGCACGACGTCACCGGCGCCGGCGAGAAGGAGCTGCTGGAGCTTCGCCGGGGCACCGTCGGCTTCGTGTTCCAGACGTTCGGACTGGTGCCGATCCTGTCCGCCGCCGAGAACGTGGGCGTACCGCTGCGGTTGGCGCGGGTCCCGGCGGCCGAGCGGGAGGAGCGCGTGGCGGTGCTGCTGGAGCTGGTCGGCCTCGGCGGGCACGCGGGCCAGCGCCCGTACGAGCTCTCCGGCGGGCAGCAGCAGCGGGTGGCGGTGGCGCGGGCCCTGGCCAACGAGCCGGACCTGCTGATCGCCGACGAGCCCACCGGTCAGCTCGACTCCGAGACGGGCCGGTCGATCATGGACCTGCTCCGGGCGGTGGTGCACGCCCGGGGCATGACCGCGCTGGTCGCCACCCACGATCCGGCCCTGATCGACCTCGCCGACCGCGTCCTCACCCTCCGCGACGGCCACCTCCTCCCCACCTAG
- a CDS encoding ABC transporter ATP-binding protein — protein sequence MTATAESTAAPDLATLQQRAAQRAAERAGGRDRLRGHIVCDGLVRIFKTEGVEVVALQGLDLVIDRGELVAIVGASGSGKSTLLNILSGLDTPTAGIARVGEYDLLNLSARRRLSYRRSMVGFVWQQTGRNLLPYLTALENVELPMRLAGRRGGRRAHRERARELLDLIGVGYCADRRPGQLSGGEQQRCAVAVAVANDPEVLFADEPTGELDEATGAEVFGALRTINAELGVTIVVVTHDHAVATQVRRTVAIRDGRTASEVRRTARIGADGSTELVSEEYAVLDRSGRLQLPAPFVDALSLRDRVRLNLEPDHVEVRPGDRAQEEREAGQ from the coding sequence ATGACCGCTACCGCGGAGAGCACCGCCGCGCCGGACCTCGCCACCCTGCAACAGCGGGCCGCCCAGCGGGCGGCGGAGCGGGCCGGCGGCCGGGACCGGCTGCGCGGGCACATCGTCTGCGACGGGCTGGTGCGGATCTTCAAGACCGAGGGGGTGGAGGTGGTCGCCCTGCAAGGGCTCGACCTGGTCATCGACCGGGGCGAGCTGGTGGCGATCGTGGGCGCCTCCGGGTCCGGAAAGTCGACGCTGCTGAACATCCTCTCCGGGCTGGACACGCCCACCGCCGGCATCGCCCGCGTCGGCGAGTACGACCTGCTCAACCTCTCCGCGCGGCGGCGACTGAGCTACCGGCGGAGCATGGTCGGCTTCGTCTGGCAGCAGACCGGCCGCAACCTGCTGCCGTACCTGACCGCGCTGGAGAACGTCGAGCTGCCGATGCGGCTGGCCGGGCGGCGGGGCGGCCGGCGGGCCCACCGCGAGCGGGCCCGGGAACTGCTCGACCTTATCGGGGTCGGCTACTGCGCCGACCGGCGGCCCGGGCAGCTCAGCGGCGGCGAGCAGCAGCGCTGCGCGGTCGCGGTGGCCGTGGCGAACGACCCCGAGGTGCTCTTCGCCGACGAGCCGACCGGCGAGTTGGACGAGGCGACCGGGGCCGAGGTCTTCGGGGCGCTGCGCACCATCAACGCCGAACTCGGCGTCACGATCGTGGTGGTCACCCACGACCACGCCGTGGCCACCCAGGTCCGCCGGACCGTCGCGATCCGCGACGGCCGGACCGCCTCCGAGGTACGCCGGACCGCGCGCATCGGCGCGGACGGCAGCACCGAACTGGTCAGCGAGGAGTACGCCGTGCTGGACCGCAGCGGCCGGTTGCAGCTGCCGGCGCCGTTCGTGGACGCGTTGTCGCTGCGCGACCGGGTGCGGCTCAACCTGGAGCCGGACCACGTGGAGGTGCGGCCGGGCGACCGGGCGCAGGAGGAGCGGGAGGCGGGGCAGTGA
- a CDS encoding ABC transporter permease produces the protein MKLVWRRAREARGLLLAAVVAALVAVALVTGLSDYNRRAVEAGQRALLSGASFEERSLLVSGTGGRDAAEFATRDRAIRDGFAARLGGVPITVGAARYGGGRELTGDLGSVVRDGDDPVFASLATLDDLAAHAELTSGAWPAPGATPLQVTLPEKVAAVLGMAVGDQVPMLDRRSDEASRVVLVGTWRPRDPAEAYWRLAPGVGAGAVEADTSYGPFVLDPADFVATYPGPVSASWIVEPDLVAVAGAGRLPDVRQALDTALAEVPEAAGLGSSGQTVTAVDRLLDRVTRADLVGRSSLATPLLLIVVLGGYALVLVAALLHEDRRSQTALLRARGAARRQLAGLAAREAALVVLPAGVLGPLIAGEALRHVGTGGAAPLTLSPGNTTLVWAAAAATAAGCLVAMVVPTLRGAGTYVADMAARSRPTRAASVQRASVDLVLVGFAVLAWTQLRQYSSPVAGAAGRLGVDPLLVAAPTLGVLAGAVVALRLLPPATRFAERFVDRKPWTATMFGMWQAGRRPHAGPVLLLALAVGGSTLAWSLVTTGERSQADQADHSVGADLRVVERTGAAPDGRAAQLGALPGVGAALPAWRDEIRLGRGDLPTTVVSLDAASAAGVLRLNERLADEPAPALLDRLARARAAPTGLELPAGTRSLTGTVRTPVRAAVTPHQIGLWVLLTRADGQAFRLPAGSSGSDGRPAPFTVAVPDGEGPVRLAGFEVDGGSARGRAYRVELSDLRLVGADGAARPASLDGDWAAVDGQGEAAGAAVTTTGLSAEREVDYRAGGRFAFQPPSRFAVVPAGENRPVPALMTPAVRDALSLRTGDTVDLVLSGATVPVTLVGELDEVPSTAGAGVLLDLPAAAQWLIRDRGGVRPVADWWLSTDGDGHAEAARAAAGLAGTTLLDRREVAERAADDPYWQGARTGLLAAALGSVLLALVGLIVDVWATARHRLGEFAVLHTLGASPRLLARALLAEQTFLAGIGVGVGLLLGAAVGATMAPLVILTPSAGRPVPEAAFVLPWLPIGLTALGLLLAALAFSAFIALGIRQRVAVAQLRIGGDR, from the coding sequence ATGAAGCTGGTGTGGAGGCGGGCCCGCGAGGCACGCGGGCTGCTGCTCGCCGCGGTGGTCGCGGCCCTGGTGGCGGTCGCACTGGTCACCGGCCTGTCCGACTACAACCGGCGGGCGGTCGAGGCGGGCCAGCGCGCCCTGCTCAGCGGCGCGTCGTTCGAGGAGCGCAGCCTCCTGGTGAGCGGCACGGGCGGCCGGGACGCCGCCGAGTTCGCCACCAGGGACCGGGCGATCCGCGACGGGTTCGCCGCCCGTCTCGGCGGGGTGCCGATCACCGTCGGGGCCGCCCGGTACGGCGGTGGCCGCGAGCTGACCGGCGACCTCGGTTCCGTCGTCCGCGACGGCGACGACCCGGTCTTCGCCAGCCTGGCGACCCTCGACGACCTGGCCGCCCACGCCGAGCTGACCAGCGGCGCCTGGCCCGCCCCGGGAGCCACGCCGTTGCAGGTCACGCTGCCCGAGAAGGTGGCCGCCGTGCTCGGGATGGCCGTCGGCGACCAGGTGCCGATGCTGGACCGTCGCTCCGACGAGGCCAGCAGGGTCGTTCTCGTCGGCACCTGGCGGCCCCGCGACCCCGCCGAGGCGTACTGGCGGCTGGCGCCGGGAGTGGGGGCCGGCGCCGTCGAGGCCGACACCTCGTACGGGCCGTTCGTGCTGGACCCGGCGGACTTCGTCGCCACCTACCCGGGCCCGGTCTCGGCGTCCTGGATCGTGGAGCCGGACCTCGTGGCGGTGGCGGGCGCCGGTCGGCTGCCCGACGTGCGGCAGGCGCTGGACACGGCCCTCGCCGAGGTGCCCGAGGCCGCCGGGCTGGGCTCCTCCGGGCAGACCGTCACGGCCGTCGACCGGCTCCTCGACCGGGTCACCCGGGCCGACCTGGTGGGCCGCTCCTCGCTGGCCACCCCGCTGCTGCTGATCGTCGTCCTCGGCGGGTACGCGCTGGTGCTGGTCGCCGCCCTGCTGCACGAGGACCGGCGCAGCCAGACCGCCCTGCTGCGGGCCCGGGGCGCCGCGCGGCGGCAACTCGCCGGCCTGGCGGCCCGGGAGGCCGCCCTGGTCGTCCTGCCCGCCGGCGTGCTGGGACCCCTGATCGCCGGCGAGGCGCTGCGGCACGTGGGCACCGGCGGCGCCGCGCCGCTGACGCTCTCCCCCGGCAACACCACGCTCGTCTGGGCCGCCGCTGCCGCCACCGCCGCCGGCTGCCTGGTGGCGATGGTCGTCCCGACGCTGCGGGGGGCCGGCACGTACGTCGCCGACATGGCGGCCCGGTCCCGTCCCACCCGCGCCGCGAGCGTGCAACGCGCCAGCGTCGACCTGGTGCTGGTCGGCTTCGCGGTGCTGGCCTGGACCCAGCTGCGCCAGTACTCGTCGCCGGTCGCCGGGGCGGCCGGCCGGCTCGGGGTGGACCCGCTGCTGGTCGCCGCGCCGACGCTGGGCGTGCTGGCCGGCGCGGTCGTGGCGTTGCGGCTGCTGCCGCCCGCGACCCGCTTCGCCGAGCGGTTCGTCGACCGCAAACCGTGGACCGCGACCATGTTCGGCATGTGGCAGGCGGGCCGGCGCCCGCACGCCGGCCCGGTGCTGCTGCTCGCCCTCGCCGTCGGCGGCAGCACCCTGGCCTGGTCGCTGGTGACCACCGGCGAACGGTCGCAGGCCGACCAGGCCGACCACAGCGTCGGTGCCGACCTGCGGGTGGTCGAGCGCACCGGCGCGGCACCGGACGGGCGGGCCGCCCAGCTCGGCGCGCTGCCCGGCGTCGGCGCGGCGCTGCCGGCCTGGCGGGACGAGATCCGCCTCGGCCGCGGCGACCTGCCGACGACGGTGGTGAGCCTCGACGCCGCGAGCGCGGCCGGTGTGCTTCGGCTCAACGAACGGCTGGCCGACGAGCCGGCCCCGGCGCTGCTGGACCGGCTGGCCCGGGCGCGCGCCGCGCCGACCGGCCTGGAGCTGCCCGCCGGCACCCGATCGCTCACCGGCACGGTGCGTACGCCCGTGCGCGCCGCCGTGACGCCGCACCAGATCGGCCTCTGGGTGCTGCTGACCCGGGCGGACGGGCAGGCCTTCCGGCTGCCGGCGGGCAGCAGCGGCAGCGACGGGCGGCCGGCGCCGTTCACGGTCGCCGTTCCCGACGGGGAGGGCCCCGTGCGACTGGCCGGCTTCGAGGTCGACGGCGGGAGCGCGCGTGGGCGGGCGTACCGCGTGGAGCTGTCGGACCTGCGGCTGGTCGGCGCCGACGGCGCGGCCCGGCCGGCGTCGCTGGACGGCGATTGGGCGGCCGTCGACGGGCAGGGCGAGGCGGCCGGTGCGGCGGTCACGACCACCGGCCTGAGCGCCGAGCGGGAGGTCGACTACCGGGCGGGCGGCCGGTTCGCGTTCCAGCCGCCGAGCCGGTTCGCCGTGGTGCCGGCCGGCGAGAACCGGCCGGTGCCGGCGCTGATGACCCCGGCCGTGCGCGACGCGTTGAGCCTGCGCACCGGCGACACGGTCGACCTCGTGCTGTCCGGCGCGACGGTGCCGGTCACGCTGGTCGGCGAGCTGGACGAGGTGCCGTCCACGGCCGGCGCGGGCGTGCTGCTGGACCTGCCGGCGGCGGCGCAGTGGCTGATCCGGGACCGAGGCGGCGTCCGACCGGTCGCGGATTGGTGGCTGAGCACCGACGGCGACGGCCACGCCGAGGCGGCCCGCGCGGCGGCCGGGTTGGCCGGCACCACGCTGCTCGACCGGCGGGAGGTGGCGGAGCGGGCCGCCGACGACCCGTACTGGCAGGGGGCCCGCACCGGGCTGCTCGCCGCCGCGCTCGGATCGGTGCTGCTGGCCCTCGTCGGGCTGATCGTCGACGTCTGGGCGACCGCCCGGCACCGGCTGGGGGAGTTCGCCGTGCTGCACACGCTCGGCGCCAGCCCTCGGCTGCTGGCCCGGGCGCTGCTGGCCGAGCAGACCTTCCTGGCCGGGATCGGCGTCGGCGTGGGCCTGCTGCTGGGTGCCGCGGTCGGCGCGACCATGGCCCCGCTGGTCATCCTCACGCCGTCCGCCGGCCGGCCGGTGCCGGAGGCCGCCTTCGTGCTGCCCTGGCTGCCCATCGGCCTGACCGCGCTCGGCCTGCTGCTGGCGGCACTCGCCTTCAGCGCGTTCATCGCCCTCGGCATCCGGCAGCGGGTGGCCGTGGCGCAGCTGCGGATCGGGGGAGACCGGTGA
- a CDS encoding alpha/beta hydrolase produces the protein MTRTPARTRRFRLTLAGLAAAALVAAGCTLPAIAPRTEAGGEAAAPGTAPTWRACPEVAEELVGRGASNMRYECARIKVPRNWGTGAAGGATAGPGAGQTFEIALLRARSTKQRDRIGSLVVNPGGPGGSGVDTAVYLSFGPAFGGLPASITDRFDIVGFDPRGVSRSSPVECIPDKDLDASFGYDPDPRSQESFDGFVALSQRIGRGCGDRYGDQLPLYGTEQAARDMDAVRAAVGDDKLTYLGYSYGTLLGATYAQLYPQRVRALVLDGAVDPRQGLVAGSEGQAKGFERAFGNFTTWCAANAGRCPIAPDARAAVTSAIDKARVSPVRGDDGREATAGWVFYAIISSLYTESGWQELAGAIDKLEGGDPADVFRLADAYADRDSDGRYSNMFDANLAVNCADEEEKPSHERIRQLQSQWRAKYPLFGPALAVGLLSCTEWPGGRDPYPTGPATGAPPILVVGTTGDPATPYEQTPALAAMLGVGRVLTWEGEGHTAYPQTSCITEAVDAYLIDLTVPREGLRCPAR, from the coding sequence GTGACCCGCACCCCCGCCCGGACCCGCCGGTTCCGGCTCACCCTCGCCGGGCTGGCCGCCGCCGCGCTGGTCGCGGCCGGTTGCACCCTGCCGGCGATCGCACCCCGGACGGAGGCCGGCGGCGAGGCCGCCGCGCCCGGCACCGCGCCCACCTGGCGGGCCTGTCCCGAGGTGGCCGAGGAGCTGGTCGGGCGCGGTGCGTCGAACATGCGCTACGAGTGCGCGCGGATCAAGGTGCCCCGCAACTGGGGCACGGGCGCGGCCGGCGGGGCGACCGCCGGCCCGGGCGCCGGGCAGACCTTCGAGATCGCGCTGCTGCGGGCCCGGTCGACCAAGCAGCGCGACCGGATCGGCTCGCTGGTCGTCAACCCGGGCGGGCCGGGCGGCTCCGGCGTGGACACCGCCGTCTACCTCTCCTTCGGCCCGGCGTTCGGCGGTCTGCCCGCCTCGATCACCGACCGGTTCGACATCGTCGGCTTCGACCCGCGCGGGGTGTCCCGCTCCAGCCCGGTGGAGTGCATCCCCGACAAGGACCTCGACGCCAGCTTCGGCTACGACCCCGACCCGCGCAGCCAGGAGTCGTTCGACGGGTTCGTGGCGCTCAGCCAACGGATCGGGCGTGGCTGCGGCGACCGTTACGGCGACCAGCTGCCGCTCTACGGCACCGAGCAGGCCGCCCGCGACATGGACGCGGTCCGCGCCGCCGTCGGCGACGACAAGCTGACCTACCTCGGCTACTCCTACGGCACCCTGCTCGGCGCCACCTACGCCCAGCTCTACCCGCAGCGGGTGCGGGCGCTGGTCCTCGACGGCGCGGTCGACCCCCGGCAGGGCCTGGTCGCCGGCTCGGAGGGCCAGGCCAAGGGCTTCGAGCGGGCCTTCGGCAACTTCACCACCTGGTGCGCGGCCAACGCCGGGCGCTGCCCGATCGCCCCGGACGCCCGGGCCGCGGTCACCTCGGCGATCGACAAGGCGCGGGTGTCGCCGGTACGCGGGGACGACGGCCGGGAGGCCACCGCGGGCTGGGTCTTCTACGCGATCATCTCGTCGCTCTACACCGAGTCGGGGTGGCAGGAGCTGGCCGGCGCCATCGACAAGCTGGAGGGCGGCGACCCGGCAGACGTGTTCCGCCTCGCCGACGCGTACGCCGACCGGGACTCCGACGGGCGCTACTCGAACATGTTCGACGCCAACCTGGCGGTCAACTGCGCCGACGAGGAGGAGAAGCCGAGCCACGAGCGGATCCGGCAGCTCCAGTCGCAGTGGCGGGCGAAGTACCCGCTGTTCGGGCCGGCCCTGGCCGTCGGCCTGCTCTCCTGCACCGAGTGGCCCGGCGGTCGCGACCCGTACCCGACGGGCCCGGCCACCGGGGCGCCGCCGATCCTGGTGGTGGGCACCACGGGCGATCCCGCGACGCCGTACGAGCAGACCCCGGCGCTGGCCGCGATGCTGGGCGTGGGCCGGGTGCTCACCTGGGAGGGCGAGGGGCACACCGCGTACCCGCAGACCTCCTGCATCACCGAGGCCGTCGACGCCTATCTGATCGACCTGACCGTGCCCAGGGAGGGGCTGCGCTGCCCGGCCCGCTGA
- a CDS encoding ion channel, with the protein MDALLLPFRLIYRGLVWFANSPRTLIISYLLMIVVAGVIYGRVENRSPADAVWWAVVTASTVGYGDISPVSWQGRTLAALLISTMVLLVIPLITAHFASQLIVDDDAFEHEEQEQLKADVRRMRALLEEIAARQGIDLPDLPPERPVSGPGSAAPPWARSGRSDRRRRPR; encoded by the coding sequence ATGGACGCCCTGCTGCTGCCGTTCCGGCTGATCTACCGGGGGCTGGTCTGGTTCGCCAACTCGCCCCGGACGCTGATCATCTCGTACCTTTTGATGATCGTGGTGGCCGGCGTGATCTACGGCCGCGTGGAGAACCGCAGCCCGGCGGACGCCGTCTGGTGGGCGGTGGTGACGGCGTCCACCGTCGGCTACGGCGACATCTCACCCGTGAGCTGGCAGGGCCGCACCCTCGCCGCGCTGCTCATCTCCACCATGGTGCTGCTGGTCATCCCGTTGATCACGGCGCACTTCGCCAGCCAGCTCATCGTCGACGACGACGCCTTCGAGCACGAGGAGCAGGAGCAGCTCAAGGCCGACGTACGCCGGATGCGGGCGCTGCTGGAGGAGATCGCCGCCCGGCAGGGCATCGACCTGCCCGACCTGCCGCCGGAGCGGCCGGTCAGCGGGCCGGGCAGCGCAGCCCCTCCCTGGGCACGGTCAGGTCGATCAGATAGGCGTCGACGGCCTCGGTGA
- a CDS encoding GNAT family N-acetyltransferase, whose product MSDVIFREAVRADLPAVVALLADDVLGRTRDFTEVDAAYEKAFADIDADPRNQLIVADADGELLGCMQLTYIPGLGRHGAERQLIEAVRVRSDLRGRGVGGQMINWAIDQAKQRGCALVQLTTDKTRHDAHRFYLNLGFLPTHEGLKLPL is encoded by the coding sequence ATGAGTGATGTGATCTTCCGCGAGGCCGTCCGGGCCGACCTGCCGGCCGTGGTCGCCCTGCTCGCCGACGACGTGCTCGGCAGGACCCGCGACTTCACGGAGGTCGACGCCGCGTACGAGAAGGCGTTCGCCGACATCGACGCCGACCCGCGCAACCAGCTGATCGTGGCCGACGCGGACGGCGAGTTGCTCGGCTGCATGCAGCTCACCTACATCCCCGGCCTGGGCCGGCACGGCGCCGAGCGACAGTTGATCGAGGCGGTCCGGGTCCGCTCCGACCTGCGCGGGCGGGGCGTCGGCGGGCAGATGATCAACTGGGCGATCGACCAGGCGAAGCAGCGTGGTTGCGCCCTGGTCCAGCTCACCACCGACAAGACCCGCCACGACGCCCACCGCTTCTACCTCAACCTGGGCTTCCTCCCCACCCACGAGGGCCTGAAGCTCCCCCTCTGA
- a CDS encoding ABC transporter permease, whose protein sequence is MVSIGAVARRVRAYGGQFLLLATLTLVTTLVISGVPRIVNGHAQEGLRTHLDAVPPQQRDVTYSTGPLVPTSEGGSPVAARQGDLATVEAGMPPVVRRMVERRWFTAETRPSRVVGPDLAAKNLLVDLGLRAVPGMEEAGTLVEGRWPADAPKGQPVQVALASRVARELNLRVGSRLTLAAPGPVSPAAPPRAPVHVVGLFEPRDDSDGIWDGLPPLLRIGEPPWDGDPFIAVGVVDAGALNRQAVAGWPLAFSWRYRLGADGIDIRELDQVIDGLQQMTREAAGRDIVQGLDIPLRQFSAEVDSARTVLGVIAAGVLATLAGLVVLAAGLLVRRRRAEFTLLRARGGARTTSAGRSLAEALLVVPPAAVLGWLVGGLVPGAPGETRWYALAAAVLVAAALPVATLAASTGGGRRDLVRARPSARRLTVEAGLLVLAGLAVVLLRRRGLTPGEVDPLLVSVPVLLAVAAALVAMRVYPWPLRLVSRLAARARGSVAFLGTARAGRSVVAVPLVVVVLAIATAAFCAVTAAAIEASRDRAASRVVPADALILGERIAADTGAELERLPGVRAASPVLREAGQRLAKDAIGTETRLGGVTVLMVDGPALARMAREADVDMTVPAALLAPAGGTGPLPAVVSPTVAAELADAGLTGSAFVSAQGQRYEFRVAERAESFPLLRADSARFVVLPWQALPRRDYAAVPTGFLVAGDDLDAEALRRAGDAGQSRFQTGGTVAGREPPRGVEVLTYADTRRQVGEGGANGVLAFGFTAGAAGGTALGLLAIAFTVLAGARERGQVLSRLRTLGLSRRQWRGLLLVELAPLVGVSVLTGALVGTALPLLLNPVLGLSAFTDGVQVRVAFEPGLVAAVVALGALALGFAVAVEALNNRRMRLGEVLRLGEEN, encoded by the coding sequence GTGGTGAGCATCGGGGCGGTCGCGCGCCGGGTGCGGGCGTACGGGGGGCAGTTCCTGCTCCTCGCGACCCTGACGCTGGTCACCACGCTGGTGATCAGCGGGGTGCCCAGGATCGTCAACGGGCACGCCCAGGAGGGCCTGCGGACGCACCTGGACGCCGTGCCGCCGCAGCAGCGGGACGTGACGTACTCGACCGGCCCGCTCGTTCCGACGAGCGAGGGCGGCTCCCCGGTGGCCGCGCGCCAGGGCGACCTTGCGACGGTGGAGGCCGGGATGCCGCCGGTCGTACGCCGGATGGTCGAACGGCGGTGGTTCACCGCGGAGACCAGGCCCAGCCGGGTGGTCGGTCCGGACCTGGCGGCGAAGAACCTCCTGGTCGACCTCGGTCTGCGGGCCGTACCCGGGATGGAGGAGGCCGGCACGCTGGTCGAGGGGCGCTGGCCGGCCGACGCGCCGAAGGGCCAGCCGGTGCAGGTGGCGCTGGCCTCCCGCGTGGCCCGCGAGCTGAACCTGCGGGTCGGCAGCCGGCTCACCCTCGCCGCGCCGGGACCCGTCTCGCCCGCTGCCCCGCCCCGCGCCCCAGTCCACGTGGTCGGTCTCTTCGAGCCCCGCGACGACTCCGACGGGATCTGGGACGGGCTGCCGCCGCTGCTGCGGATCGGCGAGCCGCCCTGGGACGGCGATCCCTTCATCGCCGTCGGGGTCGTCGACGCCGGCGCGCTGAACCGTCAGGCCGTCGCCGGCTGGCCGCTGGCGTTCAGCTGGCGCTACCGCCTGGGCGCCGACGGCATCGACATCCGCGAGCTGGACCAGGTGATCGATGGCCTCCAGCAGATGACCCGGGAGGCGGCGGGCCGCGACATCGTCCAGGGGCTGGACATCCCGCTGCGGCAGTTCTCCGCCGAGGTGGACAGCGCCCGGACGGTGCTCGGGGTGATCGCGGCGGGCGTACTGGCCACGCTGGCCGGGCTCGTCGTGCTGGCCGCCGGGCTGCTGGTGCGCCGGCGCCGGGCGGAGTTCACCCTGCTGCGCGCCCGGGGCGGGGCGAGAACCACGAGCGCGGGCCGCAGCCTGGCGGAGGCGCTGCTCGTGGTGCCGCCCGCCGCCGTACTCGGCTGGCTGGTCGGCGGCCTCGTCCCCGGGGCGCCGGGGGAGACCCGGTGGTACGCCCTCGCCGCGGCCGTCCTGGTGGCGGCGGCGCTGCCCGTGGCCACCCTCGCGGCGTCCACCGGCGGCGGGCGGCGCGACCTGGTCCGCGCGCGCCCCTCCGCGCGCCGGCTCACGGTGGAGGCGGGACTGCTGGTCCTCGCGGGCCTCGCGGTCGTGCTGCTGCGCCGCCGCGGCCTCACCCCCGGCGAGGTCGACCCGCTGCTGGTCTCGGTGCCGGTGCTGCTGGCCGTCGCCGCGGCGCTGGTCGCGATGCGGGTGTACCCGTGGCCGCTGCGGCTGGTCAGCCGGCTCGCGGCCCGCGCCCGGGGCAGCGTCGCGTTCCTGGGCACCGCGCGGGCCGGCCGGTCGGTCGTCGCCGTACCGCTGGTGGTCGTCGTGCTCGCCATCGCGACGGCGGCGTTCTGCGCGGTGACGGCCGCCGCGATCGAGGCGAGCCGGGACCGGGCCGCCAGCCGGGTGGTGCCGGCCGACGCCCTGATCCTGGGGGAGCGCATCGCCGCGGACACGGGCGCCGAACTGGAGCGGCTGCCGGGGGTACGCGCCGCGAGCCCGGTGCTGCGCGAGGCCGGCCAGCGCCTCGCGAAGGACGCGATCGGCACCGAGACCCGGCTCGGCGGGGTGACCGTGCTCATGGTCGACGGCCCGGCCCTGGCCCGGATGGCCCGGGAGGCCGACGTCGACATGACGGTGCCGGCGGCGCTGCTCGCCCCCGCCGGCGGCACCGGCCCGTTGCCCGCCGTGGTCTCCCCGACGGTCGCCGCCGAACTGGCCGACGCCGGCCTGACCGGCTCCGCCTTCGTCAGCGCCCAGGGCCAGCGGTACGAGTTCCGGGTGGCCGAGCGGGCGGAGAGCTTCCCGCTGTTGCGCGCCGACAGCGCCCGGTTCGTCGTCCTGCCCTGGCAGGCCCTGCCCCGCCGCGACTACGCCGCCGTGCCGACCGGCTTCCTGGTGGCCGGCGACGACCTGGACGCCGAGGCGCTGCGCCGGGCCGGCGACGCGGGACAGTCCCGCTTCCAGACGGGCGGGACGGTCGCCGGCCGGGAGCCCCCGCGCGGCGTGGAGGTGCTGACGTACGCGGACACCCGCCGCCAGGTGGGCGAGGGCGGCGCGAACGGCGTACTCGCCTTCGGCTTCACCGCCGGCGCGGCCGGCGGGACGGCGCTGGGGCTGCTCGCGATCGCCTTCACGGTGCTCGCCGGCGCCCGCGAACGTGGCCAGGTGCTGTCCCGGCTGCGCACCCTCGGGTTGTCCCGACGTCAGTGGCGCGGGCTGCTGCTGGTGGAGCTGGCGCCACTGGTGGGCGTCTCGGTGCTGACCGGAGCGCTGGTCGGCACGGCCCTGCCGCTGCTGCTCAACCCGGTGCTCGGACTGTCCGCCTTCACCGACGGCGTCCAGGTCCGGGTGGCGTTCGAGCCCGGCCTGGTGGCCGCCGTCGTCGCCCTCGGGGCGCTCGCCCTCGGCTTCGCGGTCGCCGTCGAGGCCCTGAACAACCGTCGGATGCGCCTCGGCGAGGTGCTCCGGCTCGGAGAGGAGAACTGA